In Psychrobacter immobilis, a single genomic region encodes these proteins:
- a CDS encoding LPO_1073/Vpar_1526 family protein — MMNRQNQQAGDNSNNLQSKEMTVNILGIDEKRAREVFQEMNLQLKDKYSEEAMKIAQIRIDEFENRLMPKMEDLEGALEVFADPSFQLLLVEAQKTAAATERPVDYELLSELLVHRFQKRKNRVARAGISRAVKIVDEIDDDALLGLTVFHSINSFLPLTGDIFQGLDVLNELFGKVLYGSLPLGRDWLDHLDILDAVRLSPIGTLKKIEDYYPEQLYGYVDVGIKKNSENFDRAMSIIEANKLPKDIIIEHALNPEFVRVPISNRQHIESLVLTKQLFQQGFFIPKSIALSDSQKKAINTIYDLYSQDINIKNENTRLFIEHWDERANLNTLKKWWNSINIGAEVTSVGRVLAHSNAQRCDKNLPSLD, encoded by the coding sequence ATGATGAATAGGCAGAACCAACAAGCAGGTGATAACTCTAATAACCTTCAATCCAAAGAAATGACTGTTAATATACTAGGTATAGATGAAAAGCGAGCTCGTGAGGTTTTTCAAGAAATGAATTTACAGTTGAAAGATAAGTACTCTGAAGAGGCAATGAAAATCGCTCAAATTAGAATTGATGAGTTTGAGAATAGACTGATGCCTAAGATGGAAGATTTAGAAGGTGCTTTAGAAGTATTTGCAGATCCAAGCTTTCAATTATTACTTGTCGAAGCTCAAAAAACAGCTGCTGCTACCGAAAGACCCGTTGACTATGAACTTCTTTCCGAATTGTTAGTACATAGATTCCAAAAGAGAAAAAATAGAGTAGCACGTGCAGGAATCAGCCGTGCTGTAAAAATTGTAGATGAAATAGACGATGATGCCTTACTTGGATTAACGGTGTTCCATAGCATAAATAGTTTCTTACCACTAACAGGAGATATATTTCAAGGGTTAGATGTTTTAAATGAACTATTCGGGAAAGTTTTATATGGAAGTTTACCTTTGGGTAGAGATTGGCTAGATCATTTAGATATATTAGACGCTGTGCGTTTGAGTCCAATTGGTACCTTAAAGAAAATAGAGGATTATTACCCTGAGCAATTATATGGATATGTAGATGTAGGGATAAAGAAAAACTCTGAAAATTTTGATAGAGCAATGAGTATTATTGAAGCAAATAAATTACCTAAAGATATTATAATTGAGCATGCTCTGAACCCTGAATTTGTAAGAGTACCTATTTCAAATAGACAGCATATTGAATCTCTTGTCTTAACAAAACAGCTTTTTCAGCAAGGGTTTTTTATTCCTAAGTCTATAGCTTTATCAGATAGTCAGAAAAAAGCAATCAATACGATATATGATCTTTATTCGCAAGATATAAATATTAAGAATGAAAATACTCGATTATTTATAGAACACTGGGATGAAAGAGCTAATTTAAATACTCTTAAGAAGTGGTGGAATAGTATAAATATAGGTGCTGAAGTTACTTCTGTAGGAAGAGTACTAGCTCATTCCAATGCACAAAGATGCGATAAAAACCTTCCATCTCTTGATTAA
- a CDS encoding OsmC family protein, with protein sequence MTTSKVTYQGDLRTTAIHLQSNNEIITDAPTDNHGKGEAFSPTDLLATSLASCMLTIIGIKARDMDIDIAGTTAEVTKIMAADPRRVSEVHVVITFNQPLDDKTQKIFYNTALTCPVAKSIHPDIIQKVTIHSRSH encoded by the coding sequence ATGACGACATCAAAAGTGACCTACCAAGGCGATTTGCGTACCACCGCCATTCATTTGCAGTCAAATAATGAAATCATTACTGATGCACCGACTGATAATCACGGCAAAGGCGAAGCATTTTCGCCGACTGATTTATTGGCGACTAGCTTAGCCAGTTGTATGTTGACGATTATCGGTATCAAAGCTCGTGATATGGATATCGATATTGCAGGCACTACAGCTGAAGTGACCAAAATAATGGCTGCTGATCCAAGACGAGTCAGTGAAGTACATGTTGTTATTACTTTTAATCAACCATTAGATGATAAAACGCAAAAGATATTCTATAACACCGCGCTTACTTGTCCAGTTGCGAAAAGTATCCATCCTGATATCATTCAAAAAGTGACTATTCATTCCAGAAGCCATTAA
- a CDS encoding flavodoxin family protein, with protein sequence MASKTLLIVAHAPSPNTKKLAQAAYDGANHPDIDINVIIKSPQDTQPEDVLAADALLLGTTENLAYMAGLTKDFFDRCYYRALEKKQGMPFAVYIRAGHDGTGTKLALKTITTGLRWSWVQEALILQGDWQEIFTDQVEELAMTLAAGVEAGIY encoded by the coding sequence ATGGCTAGCAAAACCTTACTTATTGTTGCGCATGCGCCATCACCTAATACTAAGAAGTTGGCGCAAGCGGCTTATGATGGTGCCAATCATCCTGATATAGATATCAATGTCATAATCAAATCTCCCCAAGATACCCAGCCTGAAGATGTATTGGCAGCTGACGCGCTATTATTAGGGACGACTGAGAACTTGGCTTATATGGCAGGACTGACCAAAGACTTTTTTGATCGCTGTTATTATCGGGCGTTAGAGAAGAAGCAGGGCATGCCGTTTGCGGTATATATTCGAGCTGGGCATGATGGGACAGGTACTAAGCTTGCGCTCAAAACCATTACCACAGGACTGCGCTGGTCATGGGTGCAAGAGGCGCTGATTTTACAAGGTGATTGGCAAGAAATCTTTACTGATCAAGTCGAAGAGCTAGCGATGACACTGGCAGCTGGGGTAGAAGCGGGTATTTATTAG
- a CDS encoding DUF938 domain-containing protein: MLNDDLDNSQSIAPTGIAFSQACENNKQPILEFLQQELQGSIHVLEVGSGTGQHSVYFAPRLTHLTWQTSDMLANHATINAWHAAYPAPNLYTPLTFDVSCDSVPMKNAVDIPYDAVFTANTLHIMSWSLVAKLFQLVGDMLPLNGKFIIYGPFNENGSYSSASNRQFDHSLRQRDANSGIRHLEDVIDLANTHHLTLNKRYEMPSNNQILVFEKLY, encoded by the coding sequence GTGTTGAATGATGATTTAGATAATAGCCAATCGATTGCTCCTACTGGAATAGCATTTTCTCAAGCGTGTGAAAATAATAAGCAGCCGATTCTAGAATTTTTACAGCAAGAGTTGCAAGGTTCTATTCATGTGTTAGAGGTTGGGTCAGGTACGGGTCAGCATAGTGTGTATTTTGCCCCTAGATTGACTCATTTAACATGGCAGACCAGTGATATGTTGGCTAATCACGCCACCATCAATGCTTGGCATGCTGCCTATCCTGCCCCTAATTTATATACACCGCTTACTTTTGATGTATCGTGTGATTCAGTGCCAATGAAAAATGCGGTCGATATACCGTATGATGCGGTATTTACCGCCAATACCTTGCATATCATGTCGTGGTCTTTAGTGGCTAAATTATTCCAATTGGTCGGTGATATGCTACCCTTAAATGGTAAGTTCATCATTTATGGACCCTTTAACGAAAATGGCAGTTATAGCAGCGCAAGCAATCGTCAGTTTGACCATAGCTTGCGCCAGCGCGATGCTAACAGCGGCATCCGTCATTTAGAAGACGTTATAGATTTGGCAAATACACATCATTTAACGTTAAATAAGCGTTATGAGATGCCATCTAACAATCAAATATTAGTATTTGAAAAACTCTATTAA